CACAAATCGACTCCTTTAACTTGTTCATCATTAATAAACTTTTCATAAGAATTATGATAGAAACTGGTTCTTTACAAAATAACTGGGAAGTTCTGCGATATTATTTTGTAATCAGTTGGTTTCTATCAAATTATCATGATTCTGATAAGAAACTCACTATTATTTTGCCTCTTACCCTACAGTTCTGGCATCAGTATCAGGGTTAAAAGTTACGATAACGAAATTCAATAACGGTGAGCCAATTTTCAAATGTTGAAGATGTTtcgtcacatatcaacatcattGCTTATGAATTTCTCTTGTAGTGATAAATATTATATCACCATATAGAAGTTTCATGTTGTTTTCAGGTGAACTTGTTCTTCTAGCATGTGTCATATTAGTTGGCATGTTTGCTCTTCAACATTGTGGAACACACAGAATTGCGTTTATGTTTGCACCAATCGTAATCATCTGGCTTCTATCGATTTTTATTATTGGGATCTATAATACAATACTCTGGAATCCGAAAATAGTTTTTGCTATCTCGCCACATTATATTATCCAGTTCTTCATCAAGACTGGTACCGAGGGTTGGATTTCTCTCGGAGGGATACTTCTCTGTATCACTGGTATGTTGGTTCTCGACTTACAAGAAGCCGGGGCTATGTTTAACACTGAGATAAGTTGAATGATTATGTTGTTTTTGCGTCTCACCAGGAGCCGAAGCTATGTTTGCAGATCTTGGCCATTTTACTGCTACATCAATAAGGGTAAGCTTGTTGCTTCTACAAATAAGATAATTTCGTTTTTACCTCTTTTGCATTCTGTTTGCAAGAAGAGATTTCTGAACTTTCTTTTTTGTATGCAGCTTGCATTTGCGGTTGTTATATACCCGTGTTTGGTAATGCAATACATGGGCCAAGCAGCTTTTTTGTCCAAAAACCTCAACTCTATTCAAAATAGTTTTTACGACTCAATACCTGGTTAGTTTTTCGGAGTTTCTGACTAGTTGACACTTGAAAACAATGCCAGTTTTTTTTACTGTTTTGGCTTTGTGGCAGAACCTGTATTTTGGCCGGTCTTTGTTATTGCTACATTGGCAGCCATTGTTGGAAGTCAAGCTTCCATCACTGCCACTTTCTCCATCATCAAGCAGTGTCATGCACTTGATTGTTTTCCCCGCGTCAAAGTTGTTCACACCTCAAAACACATGTTTGGACAGATCTACATCCCAGAAATAAACTGGATACTTATGGTTCTGACTCTTGCTGTAACCATTGGATTTCAGGACACAACCTTAATCGGAAATGCTTATGGTAATTTATTTAATTTCGAAACAATATACGTGTTTTTGCGTTGAAACCAGTGTTCATTTTCCGGTTGTTTTTGGTTGCAGGACTTGCTTGTATGACCGTAATGTTTGTGACAACGTTTCTGATGGCACTTGTCATAGTCTTCGTGTGGCAGAAAAGCATTGTGATTGCTACACTATTCCTTTTGTTCTTTTGGGTGGTAGAAGCGGTATATCTATCGGCGGCGTTCCTAAAAGTGCACCAAGGAGGATGGGTTCCTCTTGTCCTGTCGTTCTTCTTTTTGGTCGTTATGTATGTATGGCATTACGGTATCCGTAGGAAGTACAAATACGATCTACACAACAAAGTTTCGTTGAAATGGTTACTAGGTTTGGGACCTAGTCTTGGAATTGTTCGTGTCCCGGGAATCGGTCTCATCTACTCGGAACTTGCGACGGGAATACCAGCGATATTCACCCATTTCGTAACTAACCTCCCTGCATTTCACAAGGTTCTGGTTTTTGTCTGCGTGAAATCGGTTCCTGTTCCACATGTCTCGCCTGAAGAACGCTTTTTGATAGGCCGAGCTTGTCCAAGACCGTTTCGAATGTATAGGTGCATTGTTAGATACGGCTACAAAGACATTAAAAGGGACGACGGCGAGTTTGAGAACCATCTCATACAAAGTATAATGGAGTTCATCCAAATGGAAGCTGTAGAACCACAATTCTCAagttctgattcttcttcatttgaCGCGAGAATGGCTGTCATAGGCACCAGAAGCTTAGAATCAACTCCAACCTTGATCGCGTCCGAGCAAGAAGACGTTGATATCGACGAAAGCATCCCTAGTAGCAGATCTATAACACTACGACGCTTGCAATCCACCATCGAAGACGAGAACCCGCAAGTCAGAAGGCGTAGAGTAAAATTTCAAGTGCCTAACAATCCCGGGTTGGATAATGCTGTTAAAGAAGAGATTCTAGATTTGATCCAAGCCAAAGAAGCGGGAATCGCGTATATAATGGGACACTCGTATGTGAAGGCAAGGAAATCATCGTCGTTCTTGAAAAAGATTGTGATCGATATGGGATACTCGTTTCTGCGGAAGAATTGCCGGGGCCCGGCCGTGGCTCTTAACATTCCTCACATCAGTCTTATTGAAGTTGGAATGATATATTATGTTTAGTTTGTGGAAATTTAGCATTTAGGTTAGAGACTCTTAGTAATAATGTGTATCTTGCTTTGAGTCTTGAACTGAAAAATGTGAAATTTCTTATAGCTTAATCGATTGTTTAAAGGTTCTTAAAGCAAGTTGGATAAAAAGGTTTTCATTACATGAATGAAGAAAATATTTGGAGAATGAATGAGAGAAAAAATCAATGCTGGTATGTTTATGTGTAACAGAAGTCTTGAAAATATGCTGTTATTTTTATATTCCTTTCTTAGACTTTTAGTGGTATATCTTTGCATCTTTGACTCAATATTATTTTACTGCAACTTTAATTTtctaaaagcataaaaaaaagtaaaatgtgCATCATTAATAAACACTCTTTTGAttagaattatttaataaatattttacatcTTAAAaactttataaattaaaattttaataaaacatataaacataaaaaacctTTATTTGAAAATTCgcattaaattttaatatatatatatatatatatatatatatatatatatatatatatatatatatatatatatatatatatatatattgagccGGTCCTAAGGCACTTAGATACCCATAAAATACATGTAAAAGTATAAACAATGATGTCCAAGCAAATTTAGGATCGAATATGCAGATAAGATGATATCTAGTATAGCCTCATCTTTATAAACTATTTTCAGCATtattcaacttttttttaataaagtttcAGAACTATTGAACTTTGGTCTATAGATAATTTAAGGGATGACATAAATAGATAGACTCTAATATCATTTAACACATGAACTCAGATACATGAAGAACAAAATAACCCCACAAAACATAAACTTTAGATTACAAATAAATCTACTATACATATATCATCATAAACCAGAAGGTTACAAACAGAACCATTTCATAACAGTATCAAAATTACTAATTTGTAATGCTAACAGTCGATTCAAAAATGTTAACACAGTGATTCTAATCACCACATTAACACATAAACTACTACATCATGATTAGTGAAAACATGGTTTCAAGCAATGATAACCGGAATAGTCCTTCTAGTGTTCTTAGGctggggaggaggaggaggaggcaatTTCTGGACAGTAACACTAAGCACTCCATCTTGACAGATAGCAGAGACAGCATTAGCATTCTTAGGAAGAACAAATTTGCGCTTGAACTTGCCAACTCTTCGCTCCATCCTCGAATACTCGACAccttcttccctcttcttctcttcGCTAATCACAAGGAAATCATCGTCTTCAACACCAGCCTTTCTCTCGCTACCAAATTTCAATCTCGGCATGTCGATCTCATACACGTATGAATCTCATTTTAGATATTGGCCATTATATAGTAATCTATCTATTTATTATCATAAGTTGAGTTTTATTTGATCTCAATATATCTCATCCATGCGGCCATTCTAAAAATATCAATCCACTTCAATACAACCGATATAAcggaaaaatagaagaaaaactgGTTCATTGTACTAGAATCTCTGACTAGAATCAACTCGAGATTGAAACAAGAAACAAAaaccaaaaaccaaaaacaaaagttCCTTATTACTCAAAGGGGtgaacgagggattaacttccttatttctcaaGTGTTTGAgagttgaaacaatgccttacatcgtcaacaaaattttatttgaaagcataccaACATCAATTATGGGTATTTCGTTTTCATCATTCTTCCTCCAATCTTTGAATAAACTGATAAACAAAAGTTTGATAAAGAAAGCAGTCAAGAGATATACAtactttttgaaaaaagaaagcaCAAAAGGATGTAAATGAATTGAATCAAAACATTGCAATGctcattttattaaaatcaacatgAAAGTACAAACAAAATTTGAAAGCAAAATAGCAAATACAGTCAAAAGGGAAATGCAAACAGAAAGGAAACACGACACAacgactaatcagcaacaaggatGAGCTGTCCTGTCTGAAACACTGGCTTTAGGAAGTGATCTGGCTAACTGAATGAAGCTTCACTTGTCATGCCCTAACAAAGGTTGATTGATGACATTAAGACCAACATCTTTGAATGAGCATATCATCAAATCAATGCGTTAAGACCCCTCTCTAATAATAACATAAATTCATTGATAACTCAAGTAACCCCCTATCTGGATTacatcacacaaaatcacacattGCACATTATTAATCAACAATGCAACACAAGCGTGCTAATAATTCATCTCAATAGAATTATATTTCAAACATGCAACAATACAACAAACATAACTCAAAATAATCCATATTCACAATACTCCCATATTTCATACTTATTCTCAATGCTTAACATCTCGTCATAGCAACGCAATTCGAGCACATATAATAATTCAACTCAATAAAATTATTAACTCACATATATGCAACTCATCTTTAACTCAACAATACAAATGTCAACATGTATAATTTATCAACTCATACTCATAATTCATAAGCAAATTCATCATAGCACTCATTCATGTTACTTCACCAAAACCACAACACATCATCGTATAAACATAACGATTTGCTAACCGATCAtacaaatcatcacaaacatccTTACAGTAGGTAATTGACTACGACTCAAACATTTCATCCAGTACTACCATGAGGTAgctctatgttgatttaaaataaatgttaaggATCCtcgaaagagaaaccaatccagtccattaaaatcaacaaaatctaaatttaatggtcgtgattcattgttctcatttctcataataaccaagtgttctcacctgagtcgtcccctatatatatatatatatatatatatatatatatatatatatatatatatatatatatatatatatatatatatatatatatatatatatatatatatatatatatatatatatatatatatatatatatatatatatatatatatatatagagctgGTCCCAAGGCATACCCATAAAATACATGTAAAAGTATAAACAATGATGTCCAAGCAAACTTACTATGGGATACATAGATAAGATGATATCTAGTATAGCCTCATctttataaactttttttttaaacaatgatGTCCAACACGTAAGCCAACGAGATTTGATTTTTCACGGGACCAAGCTTGAATCTGAAAAAGctttgacaagaagtgcacaATCTGTTTCTAACCACAACTTTGTCCAATTCAAATGACGAGCCTTTTCTATTGCCAAAACCGCTGCCATGAATTCTCCAAACACAGAAGAACCAGCACCCAAGAAGACACTGCTAATGACATGGTTAGCTTAAGCATCACGGAAAATACCACCGCAAGAAGCAAGAGAGGTCGAACCGGCTGCAGCTCCGTCGATGTTGCATTTAATCCATCCAATACATGGAGGGCTCCACATCACTTCCACTGTCATCTTCAGCTTACGAGGATGGATTATGATTTCAAATTTCTTGAGGAAGGAGAAGCTTTTAATAGAATTATCTCCTTTTTTTCCAGTCAACCTTCCTACCAATTTAGCTCTAGCTGCCACATTACTAATGCATCGCTGCCAAGGCAAAAAGTTGTCCTCAAATCTGGCCATGTTGCGAGTCTGCCACAGTTGATATATGATGAAAACAATGCTGGACTTGATCACATCCATTGATTGTTAACTCCAAGCTTCGTTGATTATTTGTAAACAGTCAGGCAATGCTTTGATGACAATGGGGCTCTCTAAAGTGCTGCTGAACCAGCTCCAAAGTTTAACTGCAAAAAAACATTCAAAGAACAAATGAGTGGATGTTTCAGCATTGCAATTGCATAAAGAACATATAGAAGGTAAAGAGAAACCCCTTGAAGCCATGTTTTCATCAGTGAGAATCTTATTGTGCATTAGCCTCCAAGTAACCATGGAATTAGAGGGAGCAGAGTCAATATCCCATGGGAAGGATTTCCATGTTCCAGATGGGAAGGATTTCCATGTTCCGGGATTGCTagcttttgcaatcatgtcatatGCAAACTTAGTTGTTAGATTTCCATTCTCAATGTTCCTCCAAGCAAGGGAGTCTTCCATATCCATTTCAGATATGGAGAATGGGCTAATGGTGTCAAGGATAGATGGCAATACTGTGATAATATTGATGTGGATGGCCCAGTTATTATGCTTCCAATGGTCTGCCACATTTGAATTGATCTTAGAATGCATCAGGATTGGAATCTTATACTTGATTCATAGTAGCACGATTTGAAGTGGTTAGTCGACCCAATATATTTGGATTTAGCAGGGCGGTTGTGTGTCAAAGACGAACAATCCATGAAGAAAATGTGTAATTAAGGGATTATCGTTCTTGTTCGAGCTTGAGAAAAACATCAAATCAAGCAAGAATAAATAGTTCAGTTAAGTTCACCAAGGATTTTGCAAAATTACTACAAAAAAATAAGAGCTTC
This window of the Vicia villosa cultivar HV-30 ecotype Madison, WI unplaced genomic scaffold, Vvil1.0 ctg.000911F_1_1, whole genome shotgun sequence genome carries:
- the LOC131632188 gene encoding potassium transporter 4-like, translated to MESQSQSIASSSRNPSQLSWMNLSRNLLLAYQSFGVVYGDLSTSPLYVYTSTFKGKLKDHHDEETIFGVFSLIFWTITLIPLLKYVFIILSANDNGEGGTFALYSLLCRHAKFNLLPNQQAADEELSSYKYGPSSQTGGASSPLKMFLEKHKRLRTVLLVVVLFGACMVIGDGVLSPAISVLASVSGLKVTITKFNNGELVLLACVILVGMFALQHCGTHRIAFMFAPIVIIWLLSIFIIGIYNTILWNPKIVFAISPHYIIQFFIKTGTEGWISLGGILLCITGAEAMFADLGHFTATSIRLAFAVVIYPCLVMQYMGQAAFLSKNLNSIQNSFYDSIPEPVFWPVFVIATLAAIVGSQASITATFSIIKQCHALDCFPRVKVVHTSKHMFGQIYIPEINWILMVLTLAVTIGFQDTTLIGNAYGLACMTVMFVTTFLMALVIVFVWQKSIVIATLFLLFFWVVEAVYLSAAFLKVHQGGWVPLVLSFFFLVVMYVWHYGIRRKYKYDLHNKVSLKWLLGLGPSLGIVRVPGIGLIYSELATGIPAIFTHFVTNLPAFHKVLVFVCVKSVPVPHVSPEERFLIGRACPRPFRMYRCIVRYGYKDIKRDDGEFENHLIQSIMEFIQMEAVEPQFSSSDSSSFDARMAVIGTRSLESTPTLIASEQEDVDIDESIPSSRSITLRRLQSTIEDENPQVRRRRVKFQVPNNPGLDNAVKEEILDLIQAKEAGIAYIMGHSYVKARKSSSFLKKIVIDMGYSFLRKNCRGPAVALNIPHISLIEVGMIYYV
- the LOC131632173 gene encoding 17.9 kDa class II heat shock protein-like, whose protein sequence is MAAVLAIEKARHLNWTKLWLETDCALLVKAFSDSSLVPLFKDWRKNDENEIPIIDVDSYVYEIDMPRLKFGSERKAGVEDDDFLVISEEKKREEGVEYSRMERRVGKFKRKFVLPKNANAVSAICQDGVLSVTVQKLPPPPPPQPKNTRRTIPVIIA